The region GTAGTTTCCCTTTTTATGGCATTTTCTCAAATATAAACGAAACAAATGCGAAATGCCAAAGTGTTTCCcttttaaaatgttttattgcattacttttttttattaattatatttgtgtGTATTGATATTTCCTTTAACTTGTTTAAACTTATGCATATTTGTTGATTTTTAACTCactatataaaataaactaaatgaacatataaatataaaccTCTTTCAacatttataaaagaaatatgcATGTGGATGCTTGAGTATCTAAGGAAACCGGTATCACGACgaagaaaaagaataaaaaatattgcatataaatatcttaaaaaaaatagtgtAAAACtgattattaaaaaaaacgttgataaatataatattatattaataaatattcatatgttaatataatttttaagcttaaaaaataaaagaaaaaatactataacacaagtaaatataaaaatagaaaaataaatacgcgcaagtaaattaaataaaaaggatACAGTTGtgtcatatatatacacaaaattaattgcaataattaaatgagcatgaataaataaaaacaataatcaatatattaatataaaaataaaacaaagaaattaacaaatttcaaataaaagataaattatttaaaggCCGTGATTTATTATAGCGCAATAATTAGCCTAATGAAAATAGTgtactatatataaattacaatattattaaatatgtaatgatatttatcatatatatataaagggAATGTATTTTGCTGTGAcacaaatattatttttaccaTACAATAAACCCTGTTTTAGCTGCTtatgaaaaacaaaaacacattcaatttttgaatgatattatataaatatttttcatagcattaatatttagaaaaaaaattataattatcttATATTGAATTGCTGCTAATAGAAGTAGTAGCAGTagtacatataaatataatttatgcatgtttttatattaataaatttttccGATATAACCAGAAATTGTTATagtttttatcattttaaCAGTATAATGTTTTGCAATATTCTTtcagaaaatatatgagtatattaatatatgtatgttcTTAAGGACAAGTCAATTTATTTCGTTGATTATTTAAAGCGAGCCCTAaaagtgtatatatataaatatttatttccaaTATTTACCAAATTTTCTGTACTCAAGTGTAGTTGCAAACTAAGACTCTACGTCGTCGGCATACACACGCTCAAAATACttcaataataataaataattatttttttttcgaaaaatataaacaaaatggaAGCTTTTGAAGAGATAGAAAGTGCttataaagaaatagaagatgaaataataagaaGTGTTGATTCATTATGCGATGgtaattatttgaaaataaaagatgaGGTAATTATGCCGCATATGAGTGATAGCTTAATtgagaaaataataatattgaacaggcatattaatgataataGTAACCCAAAggaatttgaaaaaaaagtaacGAATGAAAAGGTTATGCagataaatgataaattaatatatttattgtgtgattattacattaataaaaaagatattgaaaacttaattaattttacaaCAAGTAATGAGAATTATTTTAGTGTATTACCACAAGCCAAAACAGCGAAATTAATAAGAAACATAgttgaaaaaatatctaAAAAGATACGTAACATTAGCActttatacataatatttaaaaagtatatGAATTGGGCATACGAGAAAAAAAGGAATTTTCTACGATGCCGTATCGAAGTAaagataattatattatttatattaaaacaaaaatataaaacagcATTAAGTTTAATTGAAAGATTATTAAAAGAAGTAAAGAAGGTGGATGACAAAGCATTGTTGCTTGAGTTATATATTGTAGAAaccaaaatatatatgctacTTAAAAATTCTACAAAAATGAAAGCTTCATTAACATTTGCTAAGAATATAGCTAATACAATAAATACggctatatatattaatagtGAAATAGACTTGTTATCtggaatattatatatatatgaaaaggATTATAGAagtgcatatatttatttatacgaATGCTATGAAactttatatacatatatatataatagtcAGAATAACACTCTCGATTTTTTAAGTAAAAAACATAACGATTTTTATTCAGttattatacataatattattaatactaGTACAATATCTTCTCAAAATAGAACTAAAAGTATAAGCCAGATTAGTCCATTTctattatcattttataccttttatgaatattatgACAGTAGTAACAGTCTGTTAAATGTCGATGAAATTAATCTATTGTCGAATAAtgttaatttaatatatagtgatattatatgtaaaaatagtTCAAGTTATCAAGAGCttgatgaagaaaaaatgtattGTATAACTAACCCAATTGAGTTAAACTATGagttgataaaaaatttgacAATAGATAATTATGGAAACTTGCTGGAATTTACTTCTTCCAATGCTGGTGACATGCGTGAAAATAATGGTAATAAGAATcccattttcattttccctgaaaataaaaatataaatggtAATTTTGGCTTAAATTTAAACATCGAAAATTTAAAACTTATTGTACCTTTGAAATATATGCTACTTTGCAAAATATtggaagaaaataatagaaaagaCATAAATACCATTTTATGtgaaaacaataaattaaattatataccAAATAAAGAgatacaaatattattagatATATCTAAATGTTATGAAAATAGAACATTAGACATATTtgaaaatgtaataaaatacaatattttCCTTATCAACATAGataaagttatatataattactTAAAAGAGTTATACGAATTGTTgctagaaaaaaat is a window of Plasmodium berghei ANKA genome assembly, chromosome: 10 DNA encoding:
- a CDS encoding 26S proteasome regulatory subunit RPN6, putative; translation: MEAFEEIESAYKEIEDEIIRSVDSLCDGNYLKIKDEVIMPHMSDSLIEKIIILNRHINDNSNPKEFEKKVTNEKVMQINDKLIYLLCDYYINKKDIENLINFTTSNENYFSVLPQAKTAKLIRNIVEKISKKIRNISTLYIIFKKYMNWAYEKKRNFLRCRIEVKIIILFILKQKYKTALSLIERLLKEVKKVDDKALLLELYIVETKIYMLLKNSTKMKASLTFAKNIANTINTAIYINSEIDLLSGILYIYEKDYRSAYIYLYECYETLYTYIYNSQNNTLDFLSKKHNDFYSVIIHNIINTSTISSQNRTKSISQISPFLLSFYTFYEYYDSSNSLLNVDEINLLSNNVNLIYSDIICKNSSSYQELDEEKMYCITNPIELNYELIKNLTIDNYGNLLEFTSSNAGDMRENNGNKNPIFIFPENKNINGNFGLNLNIENLKLIVPLKYMLLCKILEENNRKDINTILCENNKLNYIPNKEIQILLDISKCYENRTLDIFENVIKYNIFLINIDKVIYNYLKELYELLLEKNILKIIEAYSCIDLNYIGQKLNLDINKIISKLSEMILDKKLNGTLDQNAGILILYDDMPDTKMYQNVLEIINNLTESVDILYQKAQLTI